From one Electrophorus electricus isolate fEleEle1 chromosome 20, fEleEle1.pri, whole genome shotgun sequence genomic stretch:
- the npffl gene encoding pro-FMRFamide-related neuropeptide FF like — protein MEVSMGFLLLGAVLAMAGLSRSVSQGEFLELRQHLGMDAEDSVAERLGTVVNEEDLGHVLEDRVLTSVLRSLLQGSQRQGRNPSILHQPQRFGRGTRGDLPAEERIESRDWETVPGQIWSMAVPQRFGKK, from the exons ATGGAGGTGAGCATGGGGTTCCTGCTCTTGGGTGCAGTGTTAGCCATGGCTGGGTTAAGTCGCTCTGTCTCACAGGGAGAGTTTCTGGAGTTAAGACAGCACCTGGGTATGGACGCAGAGGACAGTGTAGCAGAGCGACTGGGGACAGTG GTCAATGAAGAGGACCTGGGTCATGTTCTTGAAGATCGTGTCTTGACATCAGTGCTGCGGTCATTGCTTCAGGGATCTCAAAGGCAGGGACGCAACCCTTCAATCCTGCACCAGCCTCAGCG ATTTGGCCGTGGCACTCGAGGTGACTTACCTGCAGAGGAGAGAATCGAGTCTCGGGACTGGGAGACAGTGCCTGGGCAGATATGGAGTATGGCAGTGCCACAGAGATTTGGCAAAAAATAG